DNA from Nitriliruptor alkaliphilus DSM 45188:
TGCTGCTCAAGCACGCGTCCAACGTGCCGGGGACCGCGCTGGTGATCGAGGAGATCATGCGGGCCGCCGGCGCGCCCGAGGGGGTGTTCACCACCCTGCTGGTCGGCTCGGACGCGGTCGAGGGCATCATCGCCGACCCTCGGGTCCGCTCGGTCACGATCACCGGTTCGGTGGGTGCGGGGCGCAAGGTCGGCGCCGCCGCCGGTGAGCACCTCAAGCCCTCCGTCCTCGAGCTCGGCGGGTCGGATCCGTTCATCGTGCTCGACGACGCGGACGTGGTCACCGCCGCGAGGGTCGCGCGCGACTCGCGCCTGCTCAACAACGGCCAGTCGTGCATCTCCGCCAAGCGGTTCGTGGTCGTGGACGCCGTCGCCGACGACTTCGTCGAGGCCTTCGTTGCCGCCGTCGGGGAGTCGGTCATCGGTGACCCGATGGATCGGGACACCACGCTCGGCCCTCTCGCACGCGAGGACCTGCGCGACGACCTGCACGGCCAGGTGCGCGCCACCGTCGACAGCGGCGCAGAGCTGCTGACCGGCGGCGAGGCGATCGACCGGCCGGGCTTTTACTACGCGCCGACGGTGCTCGACCGCGTCGACCCGGGGATGACGGCCGCCCGGGAGGAGACGTTCGGGCCCGCCGCCACGGTGCTCCGCGTCCCCGACGAGGACCACGCGATCACGGTGGCCAACGACACCGATTTCGGCCTCGGTGCCAGCATCTGGACCGAGGACCTCGAGCGGGGCGAGCGCATCGCGGCGCGCATCGAGGCCGGCTGCGTGTTCGTCAACGAGCTGGTCAAGTCCGACCCGCGGGTGCCCTTCGGTGGCGTCAAGGATGCTGGGTACGGCCGCGAGCTCGGCGCCTACGGCATCAAGAGCTTCGTCAACGCCAAGACGGTGTGGGTCGAGGGCCGGGCCGCCGACCGCGACTGAGTGCGAGCCTCAACCCCCGATCGGAGGCTCTCGGAGGCTGAACGGCGGACCCTCGAGACGGACCTCGTCGTCGCCCTCCGCACCCTGGGTGATGCGGTAGGTGCCGCCGGGGAGCTCGTCGGGGAGGACGAGGAGGTCGGGCCCTGGACCGTCCCGGGCCACTTCCATGAGGCCTACACCGGGAGCCTCTTCGAGCCAGGTCGGCCCCCGTTCGGCTGTTCCGGTGGCGAGGATGTGCGTGATCTCCCAACCCCCGTCGAGCTGACGTTCGAGGTTCCAGACGAGGAGGCGAGAGGGGCTGTCCGCGAAGCTCACGGTGAACTCCTCACCTGGTGCAGGAGACGCCGGCGAGAGGACGATGGCCGGTTCCTCGGCGACCTGTGCTGCCGGTTCGGGTGGCCGGTCCACGGCGGCACGCTCCGAGCTTCCCTCGTCGGAGAGCCCTGGTCCGCATCCCACCAGCGTCGCCAGGAGCGCGAGCGTGACGAGGTTCCGGCAGCGTCGCATCGGCGTGACCTCCGTGGTGGCGTGCACGGTTGGACGAGCAGCGAGCCCTGGGGTTCCCGCCGCCGGGCGCCGCTCGCGAGCGCTAGTCTTCCTATACTTCCTCGCCTCCCCTCGCTACAGTCGCTGACCTCACCGGCGAGGAGCATCCGATCCCGAACCCGTTCGAGGTCGACGACGAGCATCCCGGCGCGCTCGATCCGGGTGCCAACCCGTTCCGGCCGGGCATGGGTCTCGTGCCGCCGGACTTCGGGGGGCGCGACGAGCCGTTGCGGCGGGCCAAGACGGTCGTCGACCGGCTCGCCCGCGGGACACCGGCACCGTTCGTGCTGTACCGAGGGGTGCGGGGGGTCGGCAAGACGGCGCTGCTCGCTTACGTGCGCCAACAGGCGGGCCGCCGGGGGATCCTGACCGCCCACCTCGAGGCCGACCGGGACGACGCTGAGCTGGTCGGAGTGCGTCGTGGACTGCTGCACGAGGCCGCACCGCTGCTCGAGGGGGTGGACCGGGACCTGGCCCGCCGGCTCGCGGCCATCAGCGTCTCCCCCGCGGCGGACCCGACGACGCCCGCCGGGGCGGCGACGCTCAAGCCCGCACCGAACGCCGCGGCCGGCGTCGAGGCGCTGGTCTCGGACGTGGCGTTGCTGGCCGGGGCGACCGGACGCAGCGTGCTGCTGACCGTCGACGAGGTGCACGAGGCCGAGGACCGGCTGCTGCGGCCGCTGCTGCGTGCTGCGCACCGGGCGGCGCAGGACGCCCTGCCGCTCGGGATGCTGCTGTCGGGGCTGCCGTCGGCGGCCGAGCACGTCTTCCGCGAGGGCCAGACCTACACCGAACGGCTCGAGCGGATCGATCTCGGGCTGCTCGACCGCGTCGGGACCGCCATCGCGATCCGCGGGCCGTTCCAGCGCGACGCGTCGGCCGAGGTCGACGACCTCGTCGTGGACGCGATCCACGACGGCTCCGGCGGCTACCCGTGGTTCGTCCAGCTCTGGGGGGCGGCGCTGTGGGATGCGGCCAGCTCGCCCCACCGGATCGAGCTGCCGGACGCACGGCAGGCCGGTGTGGAGGTGCACGACCGGGTGACCGCCTTCTTCGCCGACCGCTGGTCCCGGGTCCCGTCGGGGCGGGCGACCAACCTGGTCGTCGCGTTGGCGGAGGCGGGTGGGGACGTCGAGGTGGGCACGCTGCTGGAGACCCTCGACCTGACCCACCAGGCCATCTCGCCGGCCCGGCGCGACCTGCTGGACCTGGGTTTGTGCTGGTCGCCGTCACGCGGCCGGCTGGCGTTCACGGTGCCGGGCTTCGCGAGTTGGATCGCGCGCACGCGGCCCCAGGACGGGTGAGGCTGTCTCAACCGAGGTCGGGCCGCCGCGTGTGCCAGGGCGCCGCCGCCTCGAGCTGGGCCGCGATCCTCAGGAGACCAGCGTCGCCCCAGGGCCGTCCGACCAGCTGCACCCCGACGGGGCCGACCTCGTCGTCGTGGTGCAACGGGAGGCTGATGGCGGGCTGACCGGTGAGGTTGGCGAAGGGGGTGATGCCGACGAAGGCGGTCTGGTCGGCGAACACGTCGGCGCCGTCCCAGCCCTCGTAGTGCCCGTTCGGACGCGACGGACCGGTCAGCACGGGTGCGAGCACGGCATCGACGTGGGCTGTGCTCGCGATCGCCTGCCGGCACCACAGCTGCAGCTGGAACTGCGCGGCGGCGAGGTCAGCCGCGCTGCGTTCCCGTCCGACCTCGCCGAGGTAGCAGTTGACCGGTTCGAAGGTCGCCGGGTCGAACGGCTGAGCGGCGAGGGACGCGGCCCAGACCGTCAGCACCAGATCGGCGAGGTGCTCGGGCACCACGATGTCGACCTGTTCGACCTCGTGGCCGAGCTCCTCGAGCAACGCCACGGTCCGATCGAGGGCGGCGTGCACGGTCGGGTGCAGCCCGTCCGGGGTGAACGGGGCCCGGCGGGTCACCCCGATCCGCAGTCGACCGACCTCGGCGCCGACCTCCTGGAGGAACGGCCTCGCCGGTTCGGGCGCCCGGCCGGGGTCACCGACCTCGTACCCGGACATCACGTCGAGCAGCAGCGCGGCGTCGGCCACCGTCCGGGTCAACGCACCGCTGGTCGCCAGACCGAAGGCCAGCTCACCGAGCACCGGACCGTTGGAGATCCGGTCGCGCGAGGGCTTGAGCCCGACCAGGCCGTTGATGGCAGCCGGGATGCGGATCGAGCCGCCACCGTCGGACCCCTGCGCCACGATGCACAGCCCAGCTGCGAGCGCCGCCCCGGCGCCGCCGGACGAACCGCCGGCGTTGCGGGTGGTGTCCCACGGGGTCGCGCAACGCCCGTACGTGGCGGTGTCGGTGTGCCCGATCGTGCCGAACTCGGGCACGTTGGTCTTGCCGAGCGGGACGATGCCGGCGCCGAGCAGCCGTGCGACCGACGCCTCGTCCAGCGGCGACTCGAACTCCGACCACGACCTGGTGCCCATCGTGACCCGAGCTCCTGGTCGACGCTCTACGGACGCTAACCCGCGGAGGTCCCCGGTACCTCGGCCGGAGGGCTACTCGACCTCAGCGATCGCGCGCAGCCGGAACGCCACGCTCGCGTCACCACCGAGCCGGAGCGGATCGGCGGGTCCCCGGCCCCAGAGCCACCGGTCGAGGTCCCAGGCGGCCCCGCTGATCGTGGTGCCGACCACGACGTCCTCGGCGTCCTCCAGGACCCGCGCGACATCCTGGTCGTAGCGCTCGCCGGTCGCCGGCGAGGTCCCCGTGAACCGTCCGAAGCCGAGGACCCAGCTGTCGCCGGTGTCGGTGGCATCGACCCGTACCGCGGTCCCGTCCGGGTGGAAGCTCGCCCAGCTCGGGGTGGCGATCATGTCGCGCAGCAGCTCGTCGATGCCGTCGGCCGCGACCGCGGGCGCGACGTCGCTGACGGGTGCGCCGGCCACGAGCTCGGCGTCGACGCGGTGGATGATGGCCTCGTGGGCCTGGCGCCGCGCCACCCAGCCGACGTGCCCACCGCCCTCGAACCAGGACCAGCACGCCTCGCTGCCGTCGCGGCGTTCGAGCGCCGTCACGAGGTCGGCGCTGCGCCGGGCGACCGTGGCCAGCAGCTCGCGGTCCGACGTGGGGCGTTCGGGCTCCACGAGCGGTTCCACGTCGTCGAGGAGGTCGGCCACGACGGCGCCCCAGAACCACTGGACCTCCGCGAGGTGCCACGCCAGGTCGGCGGCGCTCCAGCCCGGGGTGGACGGCACGACCCGCTCGAGGTCGGTGCGCCGCAACGCTCGGAGGAAACGCGCGCTCTCCTCGGCGACGATGGCGGTGGCGGTTGCGGTGTCCATCGATGGTCCCCCGGTCGGCGGGCCGGCATCCCGGCACCGCGGTGCTTACCGCCGGGACGGGCGGGCCGCCCCGAACCTGACGCGGTGCGGCGCTGCCCGCTCCGTGCGCCGGGAACCAGCCCACGACGACCCGCGGCGGCGTACGGTCGTGGTCGACGACCGCGAGGAGCGCGCCCGATGACCGACCACACCGGACCGGGCGCGCCCGCCGCCGAGGCCGCCCCGCAACAGCTGTCGATCAGCGGCGGTGAACGTCGGGCGCTCGCCGAGCGGCTCGACGGGATGGAGTCACGGATCGACGACGTCCTCGACGTGCTGCGGCACATGGCCGTCATGACAGCGTTGGAGCGTGAGGTGACCTCGCTGCACGCCGCGATCGAGGAGAACGGTCGGATCACGCAGCGACTGCTCGAGACGGTCGCCGCGGTCCGCGCCGAGGTCGCCGAGGTCCGGGGGTCGCTCGAGGGGTCCGGCCCCGACTGATGGGGCCGGCGGCCCTCGAACGCGTGGTGGTGCGGGAGGAGTCGGCGGGTAAGCCGGATCCTGTCCCCGCCGCTGGTTACCCGTGCGGCGGGTGGCGACCATCTATCTGGGGCGTCGGTCTCCCGACGCCTCGAGCGGCCCACCTGGGACTGCGTCGAGCAGCTCGGTACGAGACCTCGCCGCTCGTGTTTCGGGCGGAGCCACCCTGTCCCTGCTCGGCCTTGCTCCGGGTGGGGCTTGCCTAGCCGCGACGGTCACCCGCCGCGCTGGTGAGCTCTTACCTCACCGTTTCACCCTCACCTGGTCCGCGCGTCCCGCCGGAGCGTGACCTGCGGACCGGGCGGTCTGCTCTCTGTTGCGCTTTCCGCGTGTCACCACGCCTGGGAGTTACCCAGCACCCTGCCCTGTGGAGTCCGGACTTTCCTCACCCGATCCCGTGACCGGGATCGGACGCGGCCGCCTCGCCGGCTCCTCCCACGGCGACCAGGGTACCCACCCACGCGTGGTCGACCAGGGACGAGCTCGAACCATCTCGCTAGGCCAGGGCCACGCCAGCACCGACGACGTAGAGGATGAGGGCGACCGAGAACACCAGGACCGGCAGGTGGTAGGTGTAGCGGTGCCACACCACGACGGAGCTGAGCAGGAACCCGACACCCACGAGGATGAGGAACACGGACCCCTGCAGCACCGGGAACCGGCCGATGGCGAGGTAGCCGTACAGCAGACCGAAGAGCATCAGGCCGAGGCTCAGGAGCGCGTTGAAACCGATCCAGACGTCCCACATCGTCGCCTGGCTCGTGACGTTCGGCGAACTCGCTTCCATCCGGTCCCGCAGCCCCGGA
Protein-coding regions in this window:
- a CDS encoding maleylpyruvate isomerase N-terminal domain-containing protein, which gives rise to MDTATATAIVAEESARFLRALRRTDLERVVPSTPGWSAADLAWHLAEVQWFWGAVVADLLDDVEPLVEPERPTSDRELLATVARRSADLVTALERRDGSEACWSWFEGGGHVGWVARRQAHEAIIHRVDAELVAGAPVSDVAPAVAADGIDELLRDMIATPSWASFHPDGTAVRVDATDTGDSWVLGFGRFTGTSPATGERYDQDVARVLEDAEDVVVGTTISGAAWDLDRWLWGRGPADPLRLGGDASVAFRLRAIAEVE
- a CDS encoding ATP-binding protein yields the protein MGLVPPDFGGRDEPLRRAKTVVDRLARGTPAPFVLYRGVRGVGKTALLAYVRQQAGRRGILTAHLEADRDDAELVGVRRGLLHEAAPLLEGVDRDLARRLAAISVSPAADPTTPAGAATLKPAPNAAAGVEALVSDVALLAGATGRSVLLTVDEVHEAEDRLLRPLLRAAHRAAQDALPLGMLLSGLPSAAEHVFREGQTYTERLERIDLGLLDRVGTAIAIRGPFQRDASAEVDDLVVDAIHDGSGGYPWFVQLWGAALWDAASSPHRIELPDARQAGVEVHDRVTAFFADRWSRVPSGRATNLVVALAEAGGDVEVGTLLETLDLTHQAISPARRDLLDLGLCWSPSRGRLAFTVPGFASWIARTRPQDG
- a CDS encoding NAD-dependent succinate-semialdehyde dehydrogenase; the encoded protein is MAIAAVDPSTGETIATYEAHDGDAVEQRLARAWEGFLGWRGTTFDERGDLLRAAAGELESRRSDLAELMVREMGKTITAAEAEVDKCVKVCHYEADHGEANLAHDVIETEAARSYVRFDPLGPLLAVMPWNFPLWQVFRALAPATMAGNTVLLKHASNVPGTALVIEEIMRAAGAPEGVFTTLLVGSDAVEGIIADPRVRSVTITGSVGAGRKVGAAAGEHLKPSVLELGGSDPFIVLDDADVVTAARVARDSRLLNNGQSCISAKRFVVVDAVADDFVEAFVAAVGESVIGDPMDRDTTLGPLAREDLRDDLHGQVRATVDSGAELLTGGEAIDRPGFYYAPTVLDRVDPGMTAAREETFGPAATVLRVPDEDHAITVANDTDFGLGASIWTEDLERGERIAARIEAGCVFVNELVKSDPRVPFGGVKDAGYGRELGAYGIKSFVNAKTVWVEGRAADRD
- a CDS encoding LIC_13387 family protein, with the protein product MVAQILLAASAGIVLFAGTLHLHGTFFGADLRPEDPGLRDRMEASSPNVTSQATMWDVWIGFNALLSLGLMLFGLLYGYLAIGRFPVLQGSVFLILVGVGFLLSSVVVWHRYTYHLPVLVFSVALILYVVGAGVALA